Proteins from one Pseudomonadota bacterium genomic window:
- a CDS encoding formylglycine-generating enzyme family protein encodes MVPLFAVPPSRVPSGGVRVRPDGDFFEHGCLNVASGDPTILPEIFRCEGDVHKYTDWYECPGYRLPTSAEWEYAARAGATGSTWIGEISTGYAESEGGCDDPVADEAMWYCGNADTVQPVGGKYKNGWGLYDALGNVKEWTDYVYEGLPLDVVVGQEPPVIDPTGNGDGSIHHDKRGGSYRAPACFSRLGTQGEGRTAGRGDDNGIRLVRTLSDD; translated from the coding sequence GTGGTCCCACTCTTCGCCGTCCCACCCAGTAGAGTCCCCTCCGGTGGTGTACGAGTTCGCCCGGACGGCGACTTCTTCGAGCATGGGTGCCTGAACGTCGCATCGGGCGATCCCACGATCCTTCCCGAGATCTTCCGCTGTGAAGGTGACGTACACAAGTACACGGACTGGTACGAGTGCCCAGGCTACCGCCTCCCGACCTCGGCCGAGTGGGAGTACGCGGCGCGCGCCGGAGCGACCGGCTCCACGTGGATCGGCGAGATCTCGACCGGCTATGCCGAAAGTGAGGGTGGGTGCGACGACCCGGTTGCCGACGAGGCGATGTGGTATTGCGGCAACGCCGACACCGTGCAACCGGTTGGCGGCAAGTACAAGAACGGCTGGGGTCTCTACGACGCGCTGGGAAACGTGAAAGAATGGACCGATTACGTTTACGAGGGTCTACCTCTCGACGTGGTTGTCGGCCAAGAACCGCCGGTCATCGACCCGACTGGGAATGGAGACGGTTCCATACACCACGATAAGCGTGGCGGTTCATACCGTGCACCTGCGTGTTTTTCCCGTCTTGGAACACAGGGAGAGGGAAGAACGGCAGGCCGTGGTGACGACAACGGCATTCGTCTTGTGAGAACCCTGTCCGATGACTAG
- a CDS encoding ATP-dependent DNA helicase has protein sequence MEIDAFFAASGPLARCLERYERRDPQIEMARAVSKVVRETGVLLAEAGTGTGKTLAYLAPAAISEKRVVVSTGTRNLQDQIFFKDLSLLGRALGRPVDAALLKGQENYLCLRRLGALLASPAVLGFAPRDVERLESWSRTTETGDRAEIDWLADEAPLWREVCSSAETRIGQRCPAFDRCFVTRARLDAQRARMVVVNHHLYFADLATRARGAGGVLPRHDVVVFDEAHLIEDVATEFFSTKVSAGRVDRLAEDAVKAVAAALRDPEITARVEKLAKRARAASARFFAGFRHLDAGRTRLDFGDAAPTARQAYYKLDAALDALESCLRGLPSRDETIEHAAGRCHDARGDLAEILEGRDRGGAAVRWVETKARSIAV, from the coding sequence ATGGAGATCGACGCCTTCTTCGCCGCCTCCGGCCCCCTCGCCCGATGCCTCGAGCGGTACGAGCGCCGCGATCCCCAGATCGAGATGGCGCGCGCCGTGTCGAAGGTCGTGCGCGAGACGGGCGTGCTGCTCGCCGAGGCGGGCACCGGCACGGGCAAGACGCTCGCCTACCTCGCCCCCGCGGCGATCTCCGAAAAGCGGGTCGTCGTCTCGACCGGCACGCGGAACCTCCAGGATCAGATCTTCTTCAAGGATCTGTCGCTCCTCGGCCGCGCGCTCGGGCGCCCCGTGGACGCCGCGCTGCTCAAGGGGCAGGAGAACTACCTCTGCCTGCGGCGGCTGGGCGCGCTCCTCGCGTCGCCCGCGGTGCTCGGCTTCGCGCCGCGCGACGTCGAGCGGCTCGAGTCCTGGTCGCGGACGACGGAGACGGGAGATCGCGCCGAGATCGACTGGCTCGCGGACGAGGCGCCGCTCTGGCGCGAGGTGTGCTCCTCGGCCGAGACGCGGATCGGCCAGCGCTGCCCGGCGTTCGACAGGTGCTTCGTCACGCGCGCCCGCCTCGACGCGCAGCGCGCCCGCATGGTGGTCGTCAACCACCACCTGTACTTCGCCGATCTCGCGACGCGCGCCCGCGGCGCCGGGGGCGTCCTCCCCCGCCACGACGTCGTCGTGTTCGACGAGGCGCACCTCATCGAGGACGTGGCGACCGAGTTCTTCAGCACCAAGGTGTCCGCCGGGCGCGTCGACAGGCTCGCCGAGGACGCCGTCAAGGCCGTCGCCGCGGCGCTGCGCGATCCCGAGATCACGGCGCGCGTCGAAAAGCTCGCGAAGCGCGCCCGGGCGGCGTCCGCGAGGTTCTTCGCCGGCTTCCGGCACCTGGACGCGGGCCGCACGCGCCTCGACTTCGGGGACGCGGCCCCCACGGCGCGGCAGGCGTACTACAAGCTCGACGCGGCGCTCGACGCCTTGGAGTCGTGCCTGCGCGGCCTCCCGTCCCGCGACGAGACGATCGAGCACGCCGCGGGGCGCTGCCACGACGCGCGCGGCGATCTCGCCGAGATCCTCGAGGGCCGCGATCGCGGCGGCGCCGCGGTGCGCTGGGTCGAGACGAAGGCGCGCTCGATCGCGGTC
- a CDS encoding zinc-ribbon domain-containing protein: MIVKCPQCATGYSIPENLVTDKPRKMRCSRCKNVFTLMRRQDRAPSGYEEFTGQQHLPQEFAFLKSKPAEEALPAEPQPGPQDDGEDITSEIRIPETDEPGAAVPEAAAAPREPAERPSPAAPVSSSYYAARGAAAPARESWEEDLPLELSGYTIPFETQSRGAQAFGKLIFAIGALFVLFLVFVLFRNDWSLSFDELGSQVAFAFSGEKSERISDEARGLDVVVTARTLVKASTGEQYLVVTGDVFNRGFTGAGRIVLRGRLVGGADDVRAEVRAPCGRTIDPETLKLTPKGAMSGHFRSKTGELYNCVISANGSTAFQLVFDDVPPEYEGGSLTLQVSAVSAQVAE; encoded by the coding sequence ATGATAGTGAAATGCCCGCAGTGCGCCACCGGCTACAGCATCCCCGAGAACCTCGTCACCGACAAGCCGCGGAAGATGCGCTGCTCCCGCTGCAAGAACGTGTTCACGCTCATGCGGAGGCAGGATCGCGCGCCGTCCGGGTACGAGGAGTTCACCGGGCAGCAGCACCTGCCGCAGGAGTTCGCGTTCCTCAAGTCGAAGCCGGCCGAGGAGGCTCTGCCCGCGGAACCGCAGCCGGGGCCTCAGGACGACGGCGAGGACATCACGTCCGAAATCCGGATCCCGGAGACGGACGAACCGGGCGCGGCCGTTCCCGAGGCCGCGGCGGCGCCGCGAGAACCGGCCGAGCGACCGTCGCCCGCCGCACCCGTCTCGTCCTCCTACTACGCCGCTCGCGGGGCGGCGGCGCCCGCGCGCGAGTCGTGGGAGGAGGATCTGCCGCTCGAGCTCTCCGGCTACACGATCCCGTTCGAGACGCAGAGCCGCGGCGCGCAGGCGTTCGGCAAGCTCATCTTCGCCATCGGCGCCCTGTTCGTCTTGTTCCTCGTCTTCGTCCTCTTCCGCAACGACTGGTCGCTCTCCTTCGACGAGCTCGGCTCGCAGGTCGCGTTCGCGTTCTCCGGCGAGAAGAGCGAGCGGATCTCCGACGAGGCGCGCGGCCTCGACGTCGTCGTCACGGCGCGCACCCTCGTCAAGGCGAGCACCGGCGAGCAGTACCTCGTCGTGACCGGCGACGTGTTCAACCGGGGGTTCACGGGCGCGGGTCGCATCGTGCTCCGGGGGCGCCTCGTGGGCGGCGCCGACGACGTCCGCGCGGAGGTCCGCGCCCCGTGCGGCAGGACGATCGACCCCGAGACGCTCAAGCTCACCCCGAAAGGAGCGATGTCCGGCCACTTCCGCTCCAAGACCGGGGAGCTGTACAACTGCGTGATCTCGGCCAACGGCTCGACCGCCTTCCAGCTCGTCTTCGACGACGTCCCTCCGGAGTACGAGGGCGGCTCCTTGACCCTGCAGGTCTCCGCCGTGTCCGCGCAGGTCGCGGAGTAG
- a CDS encoding ComF family protein: MALLRLISSAADLLWPPRCAACDAPIRLAGVDAERAAFCEACSSSLVRAASPRCPRCGLSFEADGGDHLCGRCLAEPPPFESLSARYAYGGALSAAITRFKYGPAPWLAAPLARLLAEGLAHAGPIDLVVPVPLHPRRLRARGFNQAALLASRLPRAIGAPLDTGLLRREVDTPHQAGLTAARRRDALAGVFRARPCGRLRGARVLLVDDVATTTATVRSAAAALVAAGAGAVSVLCLARTM; this comes from the coding sequence ATGGCTCTCCTGCGCCTCATCTCCTCCGCGGCCGACCTCCTGTGGCCGCCCCGGTGCGCCGCCTGCGACGCGCCGATCCGGCTCGCGGGCGTCGACGCCGAGCGCGCGGCCTTCTGCGAGGCGTGCTCGAGCTCGCTCGTCCGCGCCGCCTCCCCGCGCTGCCCGCGCTGCGGCCTCTCCTTCGAGGCCGACGGCGGCGACCACCTCTGCGGCCGCTGCCTCGCGGAGCCGCCGCCCTTCGAGTCGCTCTCAGCGCGCTACGCCTACGGGGGCGCCCTGTCCGCCGCGATCACGAGGTTCAAGTACGGGCCCGCGCCGTGGCTCGCGGCGCCGCTCGCGCGGCTCCTCGCGGAGGGGCTCGCGCACGCGGGGCCAATAGATCTCGTCGTGCCGGTCCCGCTGCACCCCCGGCGCCTGCGGGCGCGCGGCTTCAACCAGGCGGCGCTGCTCGCGAGCCGGCTCCCGCGCGCGATCGGCGCGCCCCTCGACACCGGGCTCCTGCGCCGGGAGGTCGACACGCCGCACCAGGCCGGCCTGACGGCTGCGCGGCGCCGGGACGCCCTCGCCGGGGTCTTCCGCGCGCGGCCGTGCGGCCGGCTCCGGGGTGCCCGCGTCCTCCTCGTCGACGACGTCGCCACGACCACCGCCACCGTCCGATCCGCCGCGGCGGCGCTCGTCGCCGCGGGCGCGGGCGCGGTCTCGGTCCTGTGCCTGGCGCGCACCATGTAG
- the smpB gene encoding SsrA-binding protein SmpB → MGAAGSTEEKVVCRNRRARHDYEIEDTFEAGLVLVGTEVKSLRAGKADLKDSYAIWREGELFLVSAHIGAYEKAGHFNHEPRRERKLLMQKRVIERLGVRIRERGYTLVPLEIYFKKGYAKVLLGLAKGRRKYDHRQEILAESERREMREAARKGPGK, encoded by the coding sequence ATGGGCGCCGCGGGATCCACCGAGGAGAAGGTCGTGTGCCGGAACCGGCGCGCGCGGCACGACTACGAGATCGAGGACACGTTCGAGGCGGGGCTCGTGCTCGTGGGCACCGAGGTGAAGTCGCTGCGCGCGGGCAAGGCGGACCTGAAGGACTCCTACGCGATCTGGCGCGAAGGGGAGCTCTTCCTCGTGAGCGCGCACATCGGCGCGTACGAGAAGGCCGGCCACTTCAACCACGAGCCGCGTCGCGAGCGGAAGCTCCTCATGCAGAAGCGGGTCATCGAGCGCCTGGGCGTCCGTATCCGCGAGCGGGGGTACACGCTCGTCCCCCTCGAGATCTACTTCAAGAAGGGCTACGCGAAGGTGCTGCTCGGCCTCGCCAAGGGGCGCAGGAAGTACGACCACCGGCAGGAGATCCTCGCCGAGAGCGAGCGCCGGGAGATGCGCGAGGCGGCGCGCAAGGGGCCCGGAAAGTGA